Proteins encoded by one window of Fibrobacterota bacterium:
- a CDS encoding NAD-dependent malic enzyme codes for MKPHPTSSSNAITLRVKLSNHPGILGRLTAAIGEAEGNIGAVDIVRREGEFLIRDLTVETAGPDHADAIAARVREIEGIQLMQVSDRTFLLHLGGKISVTSKIPLKTRDELSMAYTPGVARVCMAIHDKPDAAYNLTIKRNAVAVVSDGSAVLGLGNLGPLAAMPVMEGKAMLFKTFGGVDAYPICLDTQDPERIIDAVRAIAPGFGGINLEDISAPRCFQIEKALRASLDIPVFHDDQHGTAVVLTAAFLNALAVTGKKAEDLKVVVLGVGAAGTACSLMLHKVGVRNLIGCDRQGAIYRGRANLSPDKAEFAEWTNPDDEKGNISELLAGADVFIGLSGPNLITLADLKSMRKDPFVFAMSNPDPEIDPEEALKVASVVATGRSDFPNQVNNVLCFPGIFRGALDCRARDINEEMKMAAARAIAEVIPRASLQTDYVIPSVFDANVVPAVAKAVIRAAQETGVARRVIENAE; via the coding sequence ATGAAGCCACATCCGACCAGTTCCAGCAACGCGATCACCCTCAGGGTGAAATTGTCCAATCATCCCGGCATCCTCGGGCGCCTGACCGCCGCCATCGGCGAAGCCGAAGGCAACATCGGCGCCGTGGACATCGTTCGGCGGGAAGGCGAATTCCTGATCCGCGATCTCACCGTGGAAACCGCCGGCCCCGACCACGCCGACGCCATCGCCGCGCGCGTCCGGGAGATCGAGGGCATCCAACTGATGCAGGTCTCGGACCGGACCTTCCTCCTACATCTCGGGGGCAAGATCTCGGTGACGAGCAAGATCCCGCTCAAGACGCGGGACGAGTTATCCATGGCCTATACGCCGGGCGTGGCTAGGGTTTGCATGGCCATCCATGACAAGCCCGACGCGGCCTATAACCTCACCATCAAGCGCAACGCGGTGGCGGTCGTATCCGACGGATCGGCGGTGCTCGGGTTGGGGAACCTCGGGCCCTTGGCGGCCATGCCCGTGATGGAAGGCAAAGCCATGCTGTTCAAAACGTTCGGCGGCGTGGACGCGTATCCCATTTGCCTCGACACCCAGGACCCCGAGCGCATCATCGACGCCGTGCGGGCCATCGCGCCCGGATTCGGCGGCATCAACCTGGAGGACATCTCGGCGCCGCGTTGCTTCCAGATCGAGAAGGCCCTGCGCGCGTCCCTGGACATTCCCGTATTCCACGACGACCAGCACGGCACCGCCGTGGTGCTCACCGCCGCCTTCCTGAACGCGCTTGCCGTCACCGGCAAGAAGGCGGAGGACCTCAAGGTGGTGGTCTTAGGGGTGGGCGCGGCGGGGACGGCTTGCAGCCTTATGCTGCATAAGGTCGGCGTCCGCAACCTGATCGGGTGCGACCGCCAAGGCGCCATTTACCGCGGCCGGGCGAACCTGTCCCCGGACAAGGCGGAGTTCGCGGAATGGACCAATCCGGACGACGAGAAAGGGAACATTTCGGAATTGCTGGCGGGCGCGGACGTCTTCATCGGCTTGTCCGGACCGAACCTCATCACCTTAGCTGACTTGAAGTCCATGCGCAAAGATCCCTTCGTCTTCGCTATGTCGAATCCCGATCCGGAGATCGATCCGGAAGAGGCCCTGAAAGTCGCCTCGGTCGTAGCCACGGGACGCAGCGATTTCCCCAACCAGGTCAACAACGTGCTTTGCTTTCCCGGCATCTTCCGGGGCGCCCTCGATTGCCGGGCCAGGGACATCAATGAAGAGATGAAAATGGCGGCGGCCCGGGCCATCGCCGAGGTTATTCCCCGCGCGTCCCTGCAAACCGATTACGTCATTCCCAGCGTGTTCGACGCCAACGTGGTGCCGGCGGTCGCGAAAGCGGTGATCCGCGCCGCGCAGGAGACGGGGGTCGCCCGCAGGGTCATCGAGAACGCGGAATAA
- a CDS encoding xylan 1,4-beta-xylosidase: protein MLKVSRRGISISVALGLIAPAWHSAFAATGPCDIYLAAGTPCVAAHSTVRALYGAYNGPLYQVKRTSDNATQDIMPIAPGGPANGNAQDKFCTSACVVTEVYDQSGKGNYLESQAYGPTVAGNDDPTAASTENFMLNGQKVYSLYIKPKNSFWRDGHATGMPLKAEPEGTYMVTSGKHFNGGCCFDYGNSETTRTAAGAGAMDAIYFGTSCWFQSSAYKCSVSGTGPWVEMDPEYGIFASNSSTSWNSKEVSLPFTYVTAMLKNNGTTNFALKGGNAQTGALTTMWDGALPNGYNPMKKQGAIVLGSGGDCCRTGNGNQSEGTFYEGAIVAGYPTDATDNAIQANIAAAGYGSATVAVQPTDSRRAPAVSKGLFLSLGSGMNMGALPRDGRSMRIAAHNLSGKRVAEGYLSAEGQPVWTSGSLPTGAYFVKAVPAGNAN from the coding sequence GTGTTGAAAGTTTCCCGGCGTGGCATTTCGATTTCCGTGGCCCTGGGCCTCATTGCGCCGGCATGGCATAGCGCATTCGCCGCAACGGGACCTTGCGATATCTACCTGGCGGCCGGGACGCCATGCGTCGCGGCCCATAGCACCGTTCGCGCTCTCTATGGCGCCTACAATGGCCCCCTGTATCAGGTGAAACGGACCTCCGACAACGCGACCCAGGACATTATGCCCATCGCCCCGGGCGGGCCCGCGAATGGCAACGCCCAAGACAAGTTCTGCACGTCGGCCTGCGTCGTAACCGAGGTCTATGATCAATCGGGCAAAGGGAATTACCTCGAGTCCCAGGCTTACGGGCCTACGGTGGCGGGAAACGACGACCCCACCGCCGCCTCCACCGAAAACTTCATGCTCAACGGCCAAAAGGTGTATTCCCTCTACATCAAACCGAAAAACAGCTTTTGGCGGGACGGCCACGCGACCGGGATGCCCTTGAAGGCGGAGCCGGAAGGCACCTATATGGTGACGAGCGGAAAGCATTTCAACGGCGGGTGCTGCTTCGATTACGGCAATAGCGAAACCACTCGCACGGCCGCGGGGGCCGGGGCCATGGATGCCATCTACTTCGGCACCAGTTGCTGGTTCCAATCCTCCGCTTACAAGTGCAGCGTATCGGGCACCGGCCCCTGGGTCGAGATGGATCCGGAATACGGAATCTTCGCGTCGAACAGCAGCACGTCCTGGAACAGCAAGGAAGTATCCCTGCCCTTCACCTACGTTACGGCCATGCTCAAGAACAATGGCACCACGAATTTCGCGCTCAAGGGCGGGAATGCCCAAACGGGAGCTCTGACCACGATGTGGGATGGGGCGCTCCCCAATGGTTACAACCCGATGAAGAAGCAAGGGGCCATCGTGCTGGGCAGCGGCGGGGATTGCTGCAGAACCGGGAACGGGAACCAAAGCGAGGGGACTTTCTACGAAGGCGCCATAGTGGCCGGGTATCCGACCGATGCGACCGACAACGCCATCCAAGCCAATATCGCCGCCGCCGGTTATGGAAGCGCCACCGTCGCCGTACAGCCCACGGATTCCCGCAGGGCCCCGGCCGTCTCCAAGGGACTGTTCCTCTCCCTGGGGTCCGGCATGAATATGGGCGCTTTGCCGCGGGATGGACGTTCCATGCGCATCGCGGCCCACAACCTCTCGGGCAAGCGGGTGGCCGAAGGCTACCTCTCGGCGGAAGGCCAACCGGTCTGGACCTCCGGCAGCCTCCCGACCGGGGCTTATTTCGTGAAGGCGGTTCCGGCCGGTAACGCGAATTGA
- a CDS encoding adenosylcobalamin-dependent ribonucleoside-diphosphate reductase, whose protein sequence is MKFARRFTTAGDDPFAKIQYDIRKTRLPGSPEAEVEAPVGWSQTAVDILAQKYLRRSGVPGSPTGGETSVRQVIDRVAGCWRHWGEKLGYFDSPADAEAFYAETVHMLLHQMAAPNSPQWFNTGLAWKYGITGQAQGHWYVDPADGSLKESADAFTRPQPHACFIQSVKDDLLGEGGLYELMAKEGRIFKYGSGTGTNFSAIRGEGESLAGGGRSSGLMSFLKVFDRAAGAIKSGGTTRRAAKMVCLDLDHPEIEAFIRWKSREEAKVAAMAAGARLLRESGAEARPGVPGGWTERMRGLEAQGLPPDAPPELDTGYEGEAYATVSGQNANNSVRVPDAFLAAVEQGAEWALKARTDGRIMKKIPARKLWDEIALAAWESADPGVQFSDTINAWHTCPEDGPILASNPCSEYMFLDDTACNLASLNLVRFQEANGSLRVEDFRHAVRVWTIILDISVGMAQFPSREIARNTYDYRTLGLGYANLGAFLMRAGIPYDSPRAAALTGGITALLGGEAYLASAEMARAMGPFPRFAANRSDMLKVVGNHLRAARGERDGYAGLNVPPMPLDRGECPADLAEAAASVWEAALEQGKQAGFRNAQVTVLAPTGTIGLLMDCDTTGIEPDFSLVKFKKLAGGGYLKIVNRSLPVALRQLGYGPKEIATIVEYCLGSGTLRNAPFIDPTALASIGFGPAQIDAMEAALPRCLSLADAFAPPALDAAFLSAIGVPRAAIEAGGRAILEALGFTPDQIDAADLIVCGAQTAEGAPGLAEEHYAVFACANPCGRGTRSVSPLGHLRLMAAAQPFLSGAISKTVNLPADATVAQVRDVYAMAWEMMLKAVAVYRDGSKLSQPLSSKVRHASVVARPNAAATRPAASAAVGNPGIPIKAPAPAVTHAGPAEETPFPIQRRRLPTRRGGFVQEATVSGHKLFLRTGEYPDGSLGEIFIDMYKEGAGYRGILNCFAVLASKALQYGVPLEELVDTFTFTRFEPAGPVEGHEHIKNCTSLLDFIFRVVGHHYLGQTDFLHVKPIAPGTHGAGEAKAGPIVNGDAVAARSEAAGKASPEAVPVPAGSAAPESAEGTARARDQARRAGYTGESCASCGSVRVRRNGTCIVCEDCGTTSGCS, encoded by the coding sequence ATGAAATTCGCCAGGCGGTTCACGACGGCCGGGGACGATCCCTTCGCGAAGATCCAATACGACATTCGCAAGACGCGCCTTCCCGGCTCGCCGGAAGCCGAGGTGGAAGCCCCGGTGGGGTGGTCGCAGACGGCCGTGGACATTCTGGCGCAGAAATACCTGCGGAGGAGCGGGGTCCCGGGATCGCCCACGGGCGGCGAGACTTCGGTTCGGCAAGTGATCGATCGCGTGGCGGGGTGCTGGCGTCATTGGGGCGAGAAGCTGGGGTATTTCGACTCGCCCGCCGACGCCGAGGCTTTCTACGCCGAAACCGTCCACATGCTGCTGCATCAGATGGCCGCGCCCAATTCCCCGCAATGGTTCAATACGGGATTGGCCTGGAAATACGGCATCACCGGCCAGGCCCAAGGCCATTGGTACGTCGATCCCGCCGATGGGAGCTTAAAGGAATCGGCCGATGCCTTCACGCGCCCGCAGCCGCATGCCTGCTTCATCCAATCGGTCAAGGATGATTTGCTGGGGGAAGGCGGCCTCTATGAGCTTATGGCCAAGGAAGGCCGCATCTTTAAATACGGCTCGGGCACGGGCACCAATTTCAGCGCCATCCGCGGCGAAGGGGAATCCCTGGCCGGCGGGGGACGGTCTTCGGGCCTGATGTCCTTCTTAAAAGTATTCGACCGCGCGGCCGGGGCCATCAAATCCGGCGGCACCACGCGCCGGGCCGCCAAGATGGTCTGCCTCGATTTGGATCATCCCGAGATCGAGGCTTTCATCCGCTGGAAGAGCCGGGAGGAAGCGAAGGTGGCCGCCATGGCCGCGGGAGCGCGACTTTTGCGCGAGTCCGGCGCGGAGGCCCGCCCGGGCGTGCCCGGCGGCTGGACCGAACGGATGCGCGGCCTGGAGGCCCAGGGCCTTCCGCCCGACGCCCCGCCGGAATTGGATACCGGTTACGAAGGCGAAGCCTATGCCACCGTCAGCGGGCAGAACGCCAACAATTCCGTGCGCGTCCCCGACGCCTTCCTGGCCGCGGTGGAACAGGGCGCCGAATGGGCGCTCAAGGCCCGTACCGATGGGCGCATCATGAAGAAGATTCCCGCCCGCAAGTTGTGGGACGAGATCGCGCTGGCCGCTTGGGAGTCGGCCGATCCCGGGGTGCAATTCTCCGATACCATCAATGCCTGGCACACCTGCCCGGAGGATGGGCCCATCCTGGCTTCCAATCCGTGCTCCGAATACATGTTCCTGGACGATACCGCCTGCAACCTGGCCAGCCTCAACCTGGTGCGCTTCCAGGAAGCGAACGGCTCCTTGCGCGTGGAGGATTTCCGCCACGCCGTACGCGTATGGACGATAATCCTGGATATCTCCGTGGGCATGGCCCAGTTCCCTTCGCGGGAGATCGCCCGGAACACCTATGACTATCGGACCCTGGGGCTGGGTTACGCCAATCTGGGCGCCTTCCTGATGCGCGCGGGAATACCGTACGACAGCCCGCGGGCCGCCGCCCTCACCGGCGGCATCACCGCATTGCTCGGGGGCGAAGCCTATCTCGCATCGGCCGAAATGGCCCGGGCCATGGGGCCCTTCCCCCGCTTCGCGGCCAATCGTTCGGACATGCTCAAAGTGGTCGGCAACCACCTGCGCGCGGCCCGCGGGGAGCGCGACGGGTACGCAGGCTTGAACGTCCCGCCCATGCCCCTGGATCGGGGCGAATGCCCGGCCGATCTCGCGGAAGCGGCGGCATCGGTATGGGAGGCGGCGCTGGAGCAAGGGAAACAGGCGGGTTTCCGTAACGCGCAAGTTACCGTCTTGGCGCCCACGGGGACCATCGGGCTGCTGATGGACTGCGATACCACCGGCATCGAACCCGATTTTTCGCTCGTCAAATTCAAGAAGCTGGCGGGCGGAGGGTACCTCAAGATCGTGAACCGATCCCTGCCGGTGGCCCTGCGTCAATTGGGATACGGCCCGAAGGAAATCGCGACCATCGTGGAATACTGCCTGGGCTCGGGGACCCTGCGGAATGCGCCCTTCATCGATCCGACCGCGTTGGCCTCGATCGGTTTCGGCCCCGCGCAGATCGACGCCATGGAGGCGGCCCTGCCCCGTTGCCTGTCCCTCGCCGACGCCTTCGCGCCTCCGGCCCTGGATGCGGCCTTCTTGTCCGCCATCGGGGTTCCCCGAGCCGCCATCGAGGCCGGCGGCCGGGCGATCCTGGAGGCGCTCGGATTCACGCCGGATCAGATCGACGCGGCCGATCTCATCGTCTGCGGAGCGCAAACCGCCGAAGGCGCGCCGGGCCTGGCCGAAGAGCATTACGCCGTATTCGCCTGCGCCAACCCCTGCGGGCGGGGCACCCGCAGCGTGTCCCCGCTCGGCCACTTGCGCCTGATGGCGGCGGCCCAACCTTTCCTGTCCGGGGCCATCTCCAAAACCGTGAACCTCCCGGCCGACGCCACCGTGGCGCAGGTCCGCGACGTATACGCCATGGCTTGGGAAATGATGTTGAAGGCGGTGGCGGTCTACCGCGACGGAAGCAAGTTGTCGCAGCCGCTGTCTTCCAAGGTCCGCCATGCCTCCGTGGTGGCGCGCCCGAACGCGGCCGCTACCCGCCCGGCCGCATCGGCCGCGGTCGGGAACCCCGGCATCCCGATCAAGGCTCCCGCGCCCGCGGTAACCCATGCCGGCCCGGCCGAGGAGACGCCTTTCCCCATCCAACGCCGCCGCCTTCCCACGCGGCGCGGAGGTTTCGTGCAGGAGGCCACCGTATCCGGGCACAAGCTTTTCCTGCGCACGGGCGAATATCCGGATGGATCCCTGGGCGAGATTTTCATCGACATGTACAAGGAGGGCGCCGGTTACCGGGGCATCCTCAATTGCTTCGCCGTACTCGCGTCCAAGGCATTGCAATACGGCGTGCCGCTGGAAGAATTGGTGGACACCTTCACCTTCACGCGTTTCGAGCCCGCGGGACCGGTGGAGGGCCATGAGCACATCAAGAATTGCACCAGCCTCCTGGATTTCATCTTCCGGGTGGTGGGCCACCATTACCTGGGCCAAACCGACTTCCTGCACGTGAAGCCCATCGCGCCCGGAACGCACGGGGCGGGGGAAGCGAAGGCCGGGCCGATCGTGAATGGAGATGCCGTTGCGGCTCGTAGCGAGGCTGCCGGAAAAGCGTCGCCGGAAGCGGTGCCGGTTCCCGCCGGGAGCGCGGCGCCGGAAAGCGCCGAAGGGACCGCCAGGGCGCGCGACCAAGCGCGACGCGCGGGCTATACCGGCGAGAGCTGCGCTTCGTGCGGATCGGTGCGGGTCAGGCGCAACGGGACTTGCATAGTTTGCGAGGACTGCGGGACTACGAGCGGCTGCTCATAA
- a CDS encoding NnrS family protein: MMNTQAPAIPGTATTPALRRLFLADVDWSRQRSEPYRLLFPLGTLLAVVGIGVWIPYAIWPAAIGYPGQGHAVIQIQGFLMSFIFGLAGAPALAQGFHLALLANFLAFAIARFPQRKQQPPPPFVFIAAALGADVIGTVLNLGAALGFIGGPAFRAGALLQYQAFPLLLILGVGGFLLPKLFAQGPIDPRALAAGAPALRGQLALCLALLASYGVEIGGLFTEGTAGLRIAYAIRAAVFAWFMAKEIRIQKTPGKLPPYLRAARISLWVMAVGLIMPVIRPQYMLAWEHVIFLSGFMRLTLSIAIRVLASHAGRMEVMGMHARPVRIYGMLIVLSMMTRIATEIWPARHAFHLAIAAGLALFAIRMWARLFLPLVRVFPAR; encoded by the coding sequence ATGATGAATACGCAAGCGCCGGCTATACCAGGTACGGCAACCACACCGGCCCTAAGGCGCCTGTTCCTGGCGGATGTGGATTGGTCTAGGCAACGGTCGGAGCCCTATCGCTTGCTCTTCCCTTTAGGAACCTTATTGGCCGTGGTCGGCATCGGGGTCTGGATCCCGTACGCCATCTGGCCCGCGGCCATCGGCTACCCCGGGCAGGGCCATGCCGTGATCCAGATCCAGGGATTCCTCATGTCCTTCATCTTCGGCTTGGCCGGGGCGCCGGCCCTGGCCCAAGGTTTCCATCTCGCCCTGCTCGCCAACTTCCTGGCCTTCGCGATCGCGCGCTTCCCGCAACGCAAGCAACAACCTCCGCCCCCCTTCGTTTTCATCGCCGCCGCCCTAGGCGCGGACGTCATCGGAACGGTCCTGAATCTGGGGGCCGCATTGGGCTTCATCGGAGGCCCGGCGTTCCGGGCGGGCGCGCTCCTGCAATACCAGGCTTTTCCGCTCCTCCTGATCTTGGGCGTGGGCGGATTCCTGTTGCCTAAGCTTTTCGCCCAGGGTCCCATCGATCCCCGCGCTCTCGCGGCCGGGGCTCCGGCCCTTCGCGGCCAGCTCGCCCTTTGCCTCGCCCTATTGGCCAGCTATGGCGTGGAAATCGGAGGGCTGTTCACGGAAGGCACGGCGGGACTTCGCATCGCCTACGCAATTCGGGCGGCCGTCTTCGCATGGTTCATGGCCAAGGAAATCCGCATCCAGAAGACGCCGGGCAAGCTTCCGCCTTACTTGCGCGCGGCCCGCATCTCTTTATGGGTCATGGCGGTGGGCCTGATCATGCCCGTCATCCGTCCGCAATACATGCTGGCTTGGGAACACGTCATCTTCCTTTCCGGCTTCATGCGCCTCACGCTCTCCATCGCCATCCGCGTCCTCGCCTCCCATGCCGGGCGCATGGAAGTCATGGGAATGCATGCGCGCCCGGTCCGCATCTACGGCATGCTCATCGTCTTATCCATGATGACGCGCATCGCGACCGAGATTTGGCCCGCGCGCCATGCCTTCCACCTGGCGATTGCCGCGGGTTTGGCGCTCTTCGCGATCCGCATGTGGGCGCGCTTGTTCCTGCCCTTGGTCCGCGTCTTTCCGGCCCGTTAA
- a CDS encoding cytochrome ubiquinol oxidase subunit I codes for MRMNLGAAVLAAVGLSLFAAPARAQEGQDLIKKSDCMACHQPEIKVVGPSFKDIAGRYGAADLPKLIAKVKQGGAGSWGEVPMAPHPALSDADLGKMIGWILSAHASGAKTASAPGPSAPASAASEASAAPASPGAPIPGTGPGSHPDYRRFPVIGSRVAIWIVAQLHLLFAAFVLAVPMFALLIEYIGYRTKDKRYDHLAHEFTKLLSTSFSFTASLGAMLTFLLLVLYPKVTNYLTNIFGWSFMPYAALFFAEAIFMYAYYYGWGKFHPRVHLLLGLCLNLVGICIIGLADAWLTFMNSPNGISEGGDLISRWQAVHNFTWMPINVHRLIANISFGGSIAAAYGAFKFMGAKTDEERAHYDWMGYVGNFVAISALLPLPFAGYWLGKEIYAYSQNLGMTLMGGAFSWLFIIQAVLIGTLFLSANYYLWLGMGRIEGAERFRGFIKWLLASVTLCFLVWATPHSLVATVEEARKMGGSHHPMLGVMGVMSAKNTAVNILILTTYISFLLYRRGNKKATVPWASKGNKAQFLIFAITALFVIALGVLGYFVEAKVRIRLSVPQVISVLFAMISVTIIDIFMFRKAETTGGIRWGKMPMRSQYALFLIAITFTWTMGLMGYARSGMRQHWHVYGVMKDTSPDAFTPTLGFATKIVSVTTLIFFCFISIVFWLSSLQGRKDWVPEGKTEGRIGS; via the coding sequence TTGCGTATGAACCTGGGAGCGGCCGTTCTCGCGGCCGTCGGGTTAAGCCTTTTCGCCGCGCCCGCACGGGCGCAAGAAGGCCAGGACCTGATCAAGAAAAGCGACTGCATGGCGTGCCATCAGCCGGAAATCAAGGTGGTCGGCCCTTCCTTCAAGGACATCGCCGGGCGCTATGGCGCGGCCGACTTGCCCAAGCTCATCGCCAAGGTCAAGCAAGGCGGCGCAGGCAGTTGGGGCGAAGTCCCCATGGCCCCCCACCCCGCCCTATCCGATGCCGATCTGGGGAAGATGATCGGATGGATCCTTTCCGCCCATGCCTCCGGCGCGAAGACCGCCTCCGCGCCCGGCCCGTCAGCGCCGGCCTCCGCCGCATCCGAAGCTTCCGCCGCTCCGGCCTCCCCCGGCGCCCCCATTCCCGGCACCGGTCCCGGCTCCCATCCCGACTATCGCCGCTTTCCCGTGATCGGCAGCCGCGTAGCCATCTGGATCGTGGCCCAACTCCACCTCCTGTTCGCCGCCTTCGTGCTGGCCGTGCCCATGTTCGCCCTCCTCATCGAGTACATCGGTTACCGCACCAAGGATAAGCGCTACGATCATCTCGCCCACGAATTCACCAAGTTGCTTTCCACCTCCTTCTCCTTCACCGCCTCCCTGGGGGCCATGCTCACCTTCCTCCTCCTGGTCCTGTACCCCAAGGTCACCAACTACCTCACCAACATCTTCGGGTGGAGCTTCATGCCGTACGCGGCCCTCTTCTTCGCCGAAGCCATCTTCATGTACGCCTACTATTACGGATGGGGCAAGTTCCATCCGCGCGTACATCTGCTGCTGGGGTTATGCCTGAACCTGGTGGGCATCTGCATCATCGGCTTGGCGGACGCATGGCTCACTTTCATGAACTCGCCTAACGGCATTTCCGAAGGCGGCGATCTGATCAGCCGCTGGCAGGCCGTGCATAATTTCACCTGGATGCCCATCAACGTGCATCGCCTCATCGCCAACATTTCCTTCGGCGGATCCATCGCGGCCGCCTACGGCGCCTTCAAGTTCATGGGCGCCAAGACCGACGAGGAGCGGGCCCATTACGATTGGATGGGCTACGTGGGCAACTTCGTCGCCATCAGCGCCCTCTTGCCCTTGCCCTTCGCGGGCTACTGGCTGGGCAAGGAGATCTACGCCTACTCCCAGAACCTGGGCATGACCCTGATGGGCGGGGCCTTCTCCTGGCTCTTCATCATCCAAGCCGTCCTGATCGGCACCTTGTTCCTGTCGGCCAATTATTACCTGTGGCTGGGAATGGGCCGCATCGAAGGGGCCGAACGCTTCCGCGGCTTCATCAAGTGGCTTTTGGCCTCGGTAACCTTGTGCTTCCTGGTCTGGGCCACGCCCCACTCCCTGGTCGCCACCGTCGAAGAGGCCCGCAAGATGGGCGGTTCCCATCATCCCATGCTGGGCGTGATGGGCGTGATGTCCGCCAAGAACACCGCCGTCAACATCCTCATCCTCACCACCTACATCAGCTTCCTGCTCTATCGCCGCGGCAACAAGAAAGCCACCGTGCCCTGGGCCTCCAAAGGCAACAAGGCGCAATTCCTCATCTTCGCCATCACAGCCCTCTTCGTCATCGCCTTGGGAGTCCTCGGCTATTTCGTGGAAGCCAAGGTCCGCATCCGCCTATCGGTGCCGCAGGTCATCTCGGTATTGTTCGCCATGATCTCGGTAACGATTATCGATATATTCATGTTCCGCAAGGCCGAGACCACGGGCGGCATCCGCTGGGGCAAGATGCCCATGCGTTCGCAGTACGCGCTCTTCCTCATCGCCATCACCTTCACCTGGACCATGGGGCTGATGGGCTACGCGCGCTCGGGCATGCGCCAGCATTGGCACGTGTACGGGGTCATGAAGGACACCTCCCCCGACGCCTTCACGCCCACCTTGGGATTCGCGACCAAGATCGTTTCGGTCACCACCCTCATCTTCTTCTGCTTCATCTCCATCGTGTTCTGGTTGTCCAGCCTGCAAGGCCGCAAGGACTGGGTTCCGGAGGGAAAAACTGAAGGGAGGATCGGGTCGTGA
- a CDS encoding cytochrome c: MKNFLKIFLFTLLVTGFYTYVGQMVPQTEVYPPKDREIKADMTTDEMVEAGQEIVGGKGTCMGCHTLGSDKAGRFPDLGGIGARAASRKPGMSDVDYLAECLYAPNAYIVPGFNPGMPQINKAPIGLSDGEILAVIAYLQSLGGEPTVTMKTKLKYAGGAQ; the protein is encoded by the coding sequence GTGAAAAACTTCCTGAAGATTTTCCTCTTCACATTACTCGTAACCGGCTTCTACACCTACGTGGGCCAGATGGTCCCGCAGACCGAGGTGTATCCGCCCAAGGATCGCGAGATCAAGGCGGACATGACCACGGACGAGATGGTTGAGGCCGGCCAGGAGATCGTGGGCGGCAAAGGCACCTGCATGGGCTGCCATACCCTGGGATCGGATAAGGCCGGGCGCTTTCCGGACCTGGGCGGCATCGGCGCACGGGCCGCGTCCCGTAAGCCCGGGATGAGCGACGTCGATTACCTGGCCGAATGCCTGTATGCGCCCAACGCCTACATCGTGCCGGGATTCAACCCGGGCATGCCCCAAATCAACAAGGCGCCCATCGGCCTGTCGGACGGGGAGATATTGGCGGTGATCGCCTATCTGCAAAGCCTGGGCGGGGAGCCCACCGTGACCATGAAGACCAAGTTGAAATACGCCGGGGGCGCGCAATGA
- a CDS encoding cytochrome c: MNLWLVIPVVIAFIALRFLRPPILAWLAAWWIGAYVVLKWGFHPPLPGSIVGMFMAILTFSLAAYGSADAERLASITKAARAFFSEKRFTAWQWAALILIPLAFGFSAWRQASRPAEPPANVRTVHPAPPGEISFRGRKMDLLHAGNPYRELETKDPAAFAGHVAKGRAVYYRNCVFCHGDNLRGDGIYGHGFDPQPADFGDPTTIAMLQESYLFWRIAKGGPGLPEESTPWASAMPAWEAMLQEDDIWDVISFLYSFTGRKPRAQERAE; encoded by the coding sequence ATGAACTTGTGGCTCGTCATCCCCGTGGTAATCGCCTTCATCGCCTTGCGGTTCCTGCGCCCGCCCATCCTGGCCTGGCTGGCCGCCTGGTGGATCGGCGCCTACGTCGTGCTCAAATGGGGCTTCCATCCGCCCCTGCCCGGATCCATCGTGGGCATGTTCATGGCCATCCTCACCTTTTCGCTGGCCGCCTACGGCAGCGCCGATGCCGAACGCTTGGCCTCCATCACCAAGGCGGCGCGCGCCTTCTTCTCCGAGAAACGCTTCACGGCCTGGCAATGGGCGGCCTTGATCCTCATCCCCCTCGCCTTCGGCTTCTCGGCTTGGCGCCAGGCTTCCCGCCCCGCCGAACCTCCCGCCAACGTACGCACCGTCCACCCCGCGCCCCCGGGCGAGATCAGCTTCCGCGGGCGGAAGATGGATCTCTTGCACGCGGGAAATCCCTATCGCGAACTGGAGACGAAGGATCCCGCCGCCTTCGCCGGGCACGTGGCGAAAGGGCGCGCGGTCTATTACCGCAACTGCGTCTTCTGCCATGGCGACAATCTGCGCGGCGACGGGATCTACGGCCATGGTTTCGATCCGCAACCCGCCGACTTCGGCGACCCCACCACCATCGCCATGCTGCAGGAGTCCTACCTGTTCTGGCGCATCGCCAAAGGCGGCCCCGGCCTGCCGGAAGAATCGACGCCCTGGGCCTCGGCCATGCCGGCTTGGGAAGCCATGCTCCAGGAGGACGATATCTGGGACGTCATCTCCTTCCTCTACTCCTTCACCGGGCGCAAACCGCGCGCCCAGGAGCGCGCAGAATGA